The following coding sequences are from one Elusimicrobium minutum Pei191 window:
- the rpsT gene encoding 30S ribosomal protein S20, with protein sequence MAKLKTGRHTSALKAQRQAEKRTSRNKGLIKTVRVTTKEVRAQVATKDTKAVETLKKAVSAADKAAKKGVIHWKTAARKKSKLTKLVNSSK encoded by the coding sequence ATGGCAAAACTTAAAACCGGCAGACACACAAGCGCACTTAAAGCACAACGTCAAGCCGAAAAAAGAACTTCAAGAAATAAAGGTTTAATAAAAACTGTTCGCGTAACAACAAAAGAAGTACGCGCACAAGTAGCAACAAAAGACACTAAAGCCGTTGAAACTTTAAAAAAGGCAGTTTCAGCCGCAGACAAAGCCGCTAAAAAAGGCGTTATCCACTGGAAAACAGCCGCGAGAAAAAAAAGCAAACTTACTAAACTCGTAAACAGTTCAAAATAA